A section of the Virgibacillus sp. NKC19-3 genome encodes:
- a CDS encoding MraY family glycosyltransferase yields MAFLACLSLLLAVILTQIVIKYSKKLHITDKPNFRKVHDDPTPTLGGLAIFASFIFGVLILQPVSEYHIAIMIGGFIIITLGIVDDIYDLPPKVKFLTQIAVAILVVSWGGLQVEFINLPFGGQLEFGFLSSIITILWIVGVTNAMNFIDGLDGLAAGVSSIALFTIAGLAVMMGDVYVATMALILFFSTVGFLPFNFHPAKIFMGDTGALFLGYMISVLALLGFKSVTLISFIIPIFILGVPILDTFIAMVRRYMNRQPISRPDSAHLHHNLIRLGFTHKQTVLFIYTLSGMFSIAAIFFSMTTMWGSILIFAVVLLAVQFLVENLEMINSDFKPLTNFFRALRHKP; encoded by the coding sequence ATTGCGTTTTTAGCCTGTTTAAGTCTGCTACTTGCAGTAATCTTGACGCAAATTGTAATAAAATATTCCAAAAAGTTACACATAACGGATAAGCCAAATTTTCGTAAAGTGCATGATGATCCAACACCAACATTAGGTGGACTAGCTATTTTTGCTAGTTTTATATTTGGGGTCTTGATTCTCCAACCGGTAAGTGAATATCATATTGCTATCATGATCGGTGGGTTTATCATTATCACATTGGGGATAGTAGATGATATATACGATTTACCCCCTAAGGTTAAATTTCTAACACAAATTGCGGTAGCGATTCTCGTTGTGTCTTGGGGCGGGTTACAAGTTGAATTTATTAACTTGCCATTTGGCGGTCAGCTGGAATTTGGTTTCCTTAGTTCCATCATTACGATTCTCTGGATTGTAGGCGTAACCAATGCGATGAATTTCATTGACGGCCTGGATGGTCTTGCCGCAGGCGTTTCATCAATAGCGTTATTCACGATTGCCGGACTGGCAGTGATGATGGGTGATGTGTATGTAGCGACCATGGCACTTATATTATTTTTTAGTACGGTTGGATTTCTGCCGTTTAATTTTCATCCGGCAAAGATCTTCATGGGGGATACAGGAGCTTTATTTTTAGGGTATATGATCTCCGTATTAGCATTACTCGGATTTAAGAGTGTAACCCTTATTTCCTTTATTATCCCAATATTTATTTTGGGTGTTCCGATTTTAGATACTTTTATAGCGATGGTAAGAAGGTATATGAATAGACAGCCTATTTCCCGTCCGGATAGTGCGCATTTGCATCACAACTTAATAAGACTTGGGTTTACGCATAAACAGACGGTTTTATTTATCTACACATTGAGCGGAATGTTTAGTATCGCTGCTATCTTCTTCTCCATGACAACGATGTGGGGTTCGATCCTGATTTTTGCTGTGGTATTGTTGGCAGTACAATTCTTGGTTGAAAATCTAGAGATGATTAACAGTGACTTTAAGCCTTTGACGAATTTCTTCAGGGCACTGCGGCATAAGCCATAA
- a CDS encoding WecB/TagA/CpsF family glycosyltransferase produces the protein MHDSTEIMGIKILKTTKDEFLRKDLLPRLQQQDKSHVVTANPEIVMKTREDLEYKQIVQSADYVVPDGAGILLAAKYMKQPLPERIAGYDLMMELLELAEAEGLSCYFLGAKEDVNEKTVSEAKKKFPGLSIAGRHHGFFDIDDPEIVAQVVQTDPDLIFVALGLPRQEQWIAKHKDKFRKGLFMGIGGSFDILAGEVKRAPEIWIKLNLEWLYRLLKQPFRWKRMLKVFEFMFRVVLRR, from the coding sequence ATGCATGATTCGACAGAAATAATGGGTATAAAAATTTTGAAAACAACGAAAGACGAATTTTTGCGTAAGGATCTTCTTCCTCGATTACAGCAGCAAGATAAAAGTCATGTGGTCACTGCTAATCCTGAAATTGTTATGAAAACGAGAGAAGATCTGGAATACAAACAAATTGTTCAATCTGCGGACTATGTTGTTCCAGATGGTGCCGGAATTCTGTTGGCAGCAAAATATATGAAGCAACCACTTCCGGAGCGGATCGCAGGTTATGATCTGATGATGGAATTATTGGAGCTTGCAGAAGCAGAAGGGTTAAGCTGTTATTTTCTCGGGGCAAAGGAAGATGTGAATGAAAAGACTGTCTCGGAGGCAAAGAAAAAATTTCCCGGATTGAGCATTGCCGGTCGTCATCATGGTTTTTTTGATATCGATGATCCTGAAATAGTTGCACAAGTCGTACAGACAGATCCGGATCTTATTTTTGTTGCGCTTGGCCTGCCTCGGCAAGAACAGTGGATCGCAAAACATAAAGATAAATTTAGAAAAGGATTATTTATGGGGATAGGCGGCAGCTTTGATATATTGGCTGGTGAAGTAAAGCGTGCACCTGAAATTTGGATTAAATTAAACCTGGAGTGGTTGTATCGTTTACTGAAACAGCCATTTCGCTGGAAGCGCATGTTGAAGGTATTTGAATTTATGTTTAGAGTGGTACTAAGGAGGTAA
- a CDS encoding BCCT family transporter: protein MNKENSYKNPVFFISATILGLLVIIGAFLPAKFGSVAQTLFDFTTTNFGWFYLLAVFAIILFLVGISISKYGKMRLGPVDSRPEYPFFTWVGMLFSAGFGVSLVFWSVAEPMSHFFVTPFPGLEPQSEEAARVAMGYSFFHWGISQWAVFAVAGLGIAFLQFRKRKSGLVSVAIEPVIGKNKGVANTINILAVIATVMGVATTVGLSFIQLNGGLASVFNIPNHIGVQVIIALIMMGCYLISSGTGLDRGIKWLSNINLGMALLVMVIVFLLGPTVFILNSAVLGLGDYITNFVQYSLRLTPYTGGDWVNDWTIFYWAWAIAWSPFVGAFVARVSRGRTIREFVAGVMVVPPAIACIWIAVFGGTALYSDLNNGTQIAEAVDEDVTVALFEALGVVPFTDILSIISILLIFTFMVTSADSATYILGTMTSKGSLNPALVTKIIWGVLITAIALVLLFTGGLDALQTASLTAALPFTVILLIMVVSIWKSIKAEYKPKDK from the coding sequence ATGAATAAAGAAAACTCGTACAAAAACCCGGTATTTTTTATCTCGGCAACGATTCTTGGATTACTCGTTATCATTGGCGCTTTCCTGCCAGCGAAATTTGGCTCCGTAGCTCAGACATTATTTGATTTCACAACGACTAATTTTGGATGGTTTTATTTACTGGCTGTATTTGCCATTATTCTTTTTTTAGTTGGAATTTCCATCAGTAAATATGGGAAAATGCGGTTGGGACCAGTTGATTCACGGCCGGAGTACCCGTTTTTTACATGGGTTGGTATGCTATTTTCGGCTGGCTTTGGTGTATCACTTGTTTTCTGGAGTGTCGCTGAACCGATGAGTCATTTTTTTGTTACACCTTTTCCCGGCCTGGAGCCGCAGTCAGAAGAAGCGGCTAGGGTAGCAATGGGGTATTCCTTTTTCCACTGGGGAATTAGTCAGTGGGCTGTCTTTGCGGTAGCTGGACTGGGGATTGCCTTTCTGCAATTTAGAAAAAGGAAGAGTGGATTGGTTTCTGTTGCTATCGAACCCGTTATCGGAAAAAACAAAGGGGTAGCGAATACGATTAATATATTGGCTGTCATTGCTACAGTCATGGGTGTTGCGACAACGGTTGGATTATCGTTTATCCAGTTGAATGGAGGACTTGCCTCCGTATTTAATATTCCGAATCATATCGGGGTCCAGGTTATTATAGCTCTAATCATGATGGGGTGCTATTTAATTTCATCCGGTACAGGACTGGATAGAGGAATCAAATGGTTGAGCAATATTAATCTGGGGATGGCTTTGCTTGTGATGGTCATTGTATTTTTACTTGGGCCAACCGTATTTATTTTAAATTCTGCTGTCCTTGGTTTAGGCGATTATATAACCAATTTTGTTCAGTACAGTCTTCGTCTGACGCCGTATACAGGTGGTGACTGGGTAAACGATTGGACGATATTTTACTGGGCCTGGGCCATTGCTTGGTCTCCATTTGTAGGCGCATTTGTTGCGCGTGTATCCAGAGGTAGAACGATCCGTGAATTTGTAGCAGGTGTGATGGTTGTACCGCCCGCCATTGCCTGTATCTGGATTGCCGTATTTGGTGGGACGGCGCTTTACAGTGATTTAAATAATGGGACACAGATTGCAGAGGCTGTGGACGAAGATGTCACCGTAGCCTTGTTTGAAGCGCTCGGTGTCGTGCCCTTTACAGACATTCTATCGATCATTTCGATATTACTTATTTTCACATTTATGGTAACGTCTGCGGACTCTGCAACATATATTTTAGGAACGATGACGTCTAAAGGTAGTCTAAATCCAGCCCTGGTCACCAAAATCATTTGGGGCGTTCTGATTACAGCCATTGCCCTTGTGTTATTATTTACAGGTGGATTGGACGCGTTGCAAACAGCATCACTAACAGCAGCCTTACCATTTACAGTCATTCTTCTAATTATGGTTGTATCGATTTGGAAATCCATCAAAGCGGAATATAAACCGAAAGATAAATAA
- a CDS encoding LCP family protein: MISQKRLRNLSKKKLFLYGGIVFIFLIGIGVGYAVYLVDRTAGTVADSHEEVGRDNETSPLREGHVDPVEDNVSVLFIGVDSSEQRDNEEESRSDALLLATFNKDDSTVKLLSIPRDSYVYIPEVAYQTKINHAHAFGGPEATIETVENFLQVPVDYFVRINFEGFVEVVDTLDGIKHDVPYEFTESDSNDDKDSIHLYPGKQNLNGEEALAMARTRKHDSDVERGKRQQEILAAIASKATSPSAVFKLDELITAVGSNMATNMKFNEIRSFLSYGLDEEVAIETVNLDGEGSYMNDGGWYYQVEEDSRAKTQTELREHLDLPEVDHNSDFAEDEDAFY, translated from the coding sequence ATGATCAGCCAAAAGCGTTTGAGAAATCTTTCCAAGAAAAAATTGTTTCTATATGGTGGAATCGTTTTCATTTTCCTTATTGGGATTGGCGTAGGCTATGCTGTTTATTTAGTTGACAGGACGGCTGGCACGGTAGCTGACTCACATGAGGAAGTGGGACGTGACAATGAGACATCGCCGCTTCGTGAGGGGCATGTTGATCCGGTGGAGGATAATGTTTCGGTTCTTTTTATTGGGGTGGATAGCAGCGAACAACGGGATAATGAGGAAGAAAGCCGTTCGGATGCGTTGTTGCTTGCAACCTTCAATAAGGATGATAGTACGGTGAAATTATTAAGTATTCCGAGAGATTCCTATGTTTACATTCCGGAAGTTGCTTATCAAACGAAAATCAATCATGCGCATGCGTTCGGCGGCCCGGAAGCGACGATTGAAACAGTGGAGAATTTCCTGCAGGTGCCTGTGGATTACTTTGTGCGTATAAACTTTGAAGGATTTGTTGAGGTTGTAGATACACTGGACGGAATCAAGCATGACGTGCCCTATGAATTTACAGAATCCGACTCCAATGATGACAAGGACTCGATTCATTTATATCCAGGGAAGCAAAATTTGAACGGTGAAGAAGCATTAGCCATGGCACGCACGCGAAAGCATGACAGTGATGTCGAACGTGGAAAACGGCAACAGGAGATTCTCGCAGCGATTGCCAGTAAGGCGACCTCCCCGTCTGCTGTCTTCAAACTGGATGAATTAATCACAGCTGTCGGGTCAAATATGGCAACCAATATGAAATTTAATGAAATCAGGAGCTTCTTGTCTTATGGGTTGGATGAAGAAGTTGCAATCGAAACCGTTAACCTTGATGGCGAAGGAAGTTATATGAATGATGGTGGCTGGTATTATCAAGTGGAAGAAGACAGCAGAGCCAAGACACAAACCGAGCTCAGGGAGCATCTTGATTTGCCTGAGGTGGACCATAATAGCGACTTTGCGGAGGATGAAGACGCATTTTATTAG
- the qoxA gene encoding cytochrome aa3 quinol oxidase subunit II — MKKKRHSYKKGLALLLVGFALFLSGCDQLAVLDPKGPVAANQRDLILYSLIFMTGIIVVVFSLFAFMLYKYRDSNPNRKEEDYKPSLHGNMKIEIVWTVIPILIVTALSIPTVSTIFDLEEPPESSAEEEPLVIYATSADWKWFFSYPEEGIETVNYLNIPTDRAIEFRLSSADSMASFWIPKLGGQKYNMAGMENTLYLQADETGVFQGRNANFTGEGFTGQTFDVHAQEEEAFNDWVEATQDEAPELTQQTYDDLLKPGLLDEMEFSSTHLAFADHGSNDDRDYSVERHRELYEEQLHLENDENWREEHEQ, encoded by the coding sequence ATGAAGAAAAAACGACATTCTTATAAAAAAGGCCTGGCCTTATTACTGGTTGGTTTCGCTTTATTTCTAAGCGGTTGTGACCAATTGGCGGTGCTTGATCCGAAAGGTCCTGTAGCAGCGAACCAGAGGGATTTAATTTTATACTCCCTTATTTTCATGACGGGGATTATTGTTGTTGTATTTAGCTTATTTGCTTTTATGCTATATAAATACCGCGACAGTAACCCGAATCGGAAAGAGGAAGACTACAAACCCAGTCTTCACGGGAATATGAAGATTGAAATTGTCTGGACGGTCATCCCGATATTGATCGTCACTGCATTATCGATTCCAACGGTGAGTACGATATTTGACCTGGAGGAACCTCCGGAGTCAAGTGCTGAGGAAGAGCCATTGGTCATTTATGCGACTTCCGCAGATTGGAAATGGTTTTTCAGTTATCCGGAAGAGGGAATTGAAACTGTGAACTACTTAAATATCCCGACGGACAGAGCGATTGAATTCCGCCTGTCTTCTGCAGATTCGATGGCATCTTTCTGGATTCCGAAGCTTGGAGGGCAGAAGTATAACATGGCTGGTATGGAAAATACCCTTTATTTGCAAGCAGACGAAACCGGCGTCTTCCAAGGACGTAATGCAAACTTTACGGGAGAAGGATTCACCGGACAGACATTTGATGTACACGCGCAGGAAGAAGAAGCATTCAACGACTGGGTGGAGGCGACCCAGGACGAGGCACCGGAATTAACACAGCAAACGTATGATGATTTGCTAAAACCCGGTTTATTGGATGAGATGGAATTCTCCTCAACACATCTTGCATTTGCTGATCATGGAAGCAATGACGATCGAGATTATTCTGTGGAACGTCACAGAGAGTTGTACGAGGAACAACTGCATCTGGAAAATGATGAGAACTGGCGCGAAGAGCATGAACAGTAA
- a CDS encoding YvrJ family protein has product MEAWLSFITDVGFPIAVTFYLLHRIEAKLNLLIESIHALPEKMK; this is encoded by the coding sequence ATGGAAGCATGGCTATCATTCATTACAGATGTCGGCTTTCCGATTGCGGTGACATTTTACTTGCTCCACCGTATTGAGGCAAAGCTCAATCTGTTAATCGAATCGATACACGCACTACCAGAAAAAATGAAATGA
- a CDS encoding glycosyltransferase family 4 protein: MHHILGLLQVFQQNQSEQFVLGVLEEGELFQRASAAGIQTVHFSNATRVSIPLLYKMIAYIKREKISVVHTHGPRANVYANILRKLIPFQWVVTIHSHPLHDFIHKGRYGNILSKLNIHAVKHADRVIAISEPFRTSLTNAGVQDGRIITALNGIDFHKQIDRPYEKSDFGFAEDDFIILMVARLEHVKGHHTALEAFSAFLSKKHKCHILLVGDGSLKKALMDYATMLGITNQVHFMGNRNDADRFYHMADVTMLTSFSESFPLVLLESARANTPVISTDVGGVRELILDRSIGWKVQPGNIMELTAAMEDALRLYKKGMLSAIGKNLKTHASDKFTVEKFAENVYNIYISMDK, from the coding sequence ATGCACCATATTCTTGGATTATTGCAGGTGTTCCAACAAAACCAAAGCGAACAATTTGTCCTGGGTGTATTGGAAGAAGGAGAATTATTTCAACGGGCAAGTGCCGCCGGCATACAAACCGTCCACTTTTCAAATGCCACCAGAGTAAGTATTCCACTCCTATACAAAATGATAGCTTATATCAAGCGAGAAAAGATAAGCGTTGTACATACACATGGACCAAGAGCGAATGTATATGCCAACATATTACGTAAACTTATCCCATTTCAATGGGTCGTTACCATTCATAGTCATCCGCTACATGATTTCATCCATAAAGGAAGATATGGAAATATATTATCCAAATTAAACATACATGCTGTAAAACATGCAGATCGGGTCATCGCTATCTCCGAGCCATTTCGTACCAGTTTAACAAATGCAGGGGTGCAGGATGGGAGAATTATAACCGCATTAAATGGCATTGATTTCCATAAGCAAATCGATCGTCCTTATGAGAAGTCAGATTTTGGCTTTGCAGAAGATGATTTTATCATTTTAATGGTAGCGCGTCTTGAACATGTGAAAGGGCATCACACCGCATTAGAGGCCTTTTCAGCATTTCTGAGTAAAAAGCATAAATGCCATATCCTACTGGTTGGCGATGGTTCTCTGAAAAAGGCACTAATGGATTATGCAACGATGCTTGGAATAACGAATCAGGTACATTTTATGGGGAATCGAAATGATGCAGACCGTTTTTATCATATGGCTGATGTAACCATGCTCACCTCATTTAGTGAAAGTTTTCCCCTTGTGTTATTGGAGTCTGCCCGGGCGAATACACCGGTTATTTCGACGGATGTAGGAGGCGTTAGAGAATTAATTTTGGATAGATCCATTGGGTGGAAGGTACAGCCGGGGAATATCATGGAATTAACCGCCGCGATGGAAGATGCATTACGTTTATATAAGAAGGGAATGTTATCCGCAATAGGAAAAAATCTAAAAACCCATGCTTCTGATAAATTTACAGTGGAGAAATTTGCTGAAAACGTTTATAATATATACATAAGCATGGACAAATAG
- the qoxB gene encoding cytochrome aa3 quinol oxidase subunit I, which translates to MQLDEFFVTGEPLIYAGMVAIVLVTSAIIFLLTYFKKWKWLWREWLTTVDHKKIGIMYILSALAMLFRAGADALMMRTQLAFPTMNFLGGQHYDEVFTTHGTIMIIFMAMPFLIGLMNIVVPLQIGARDFAFPFLNALSFWSFFFGAMLFNLSFVIGGAPDAGWTNYAPLAGSAMSPGPGINFYLLGVQLSGIGTLATGINLMVTILRRRAPGMTLFKMPIFTWSTFITSFIIVFAFPILTVALALFTIDRIFGSQFFTLTGEGLPMMWANLFWMWGHPEVYIVILPAFGIFSEVIATFARKQLFGYTAMVWAIIVIAGLSFVVWVHHFFTMGAGAFVNSIFSITTMMIAIPTGVKIFNWLATLYKSRITATVPMLWSLAFIPSFTVGGVTGVMLGMAATDYQYHNTYFLVSHFHYVLIPGTVFACFAGLIFWYPKMFGHKLNERIGKWSFWLFLIGFHVCFFPQYFLGLDGMARRIFTIGPEWMTLNFVSTVGGFVMGIAFAIFVYGIYYSYRYSKRETNGDDWGYGRTLEWATPTPIPKYNFATLPHVESHDAFIDMKEKGETTFDEDKLAPIHMPNNTGKPIIMMAILFAACFALVFEWITLAVIGLIGVLVMMVIRSFDYDEGYHIDVDEIKRTERAARGL; encoded by the coding sequence ATGCAGTTAGATGAATTTTTTGTTACGGGTGAGCCGTTAATTTATGCTGGGATGGTAGCCATTGTTCTCGTTACATCAGCCATTATTTTCCTGTTAACGTATTTTAAAAAATGGAAATGGCTGTGGCGGGAATGGCTGACAACCGTCGACCATAAAAAAATCGGTATCATGTATATATTAAGTGCGCTGGCCATGTTGTTTCGTGCAGGTGCGGATGCGTTAATGATGCGGACACAGCTGGCGTTTCCGACGATGAATTTCTTGGGTGGACAGCACTATGATGAAGTTTTTACAACCCATGGGACGATCATGATTATCTTTATGGCCATGCCATTTTTAATCGGTTTAATGAATATTGTTGTTCCCCTGCAAATTGGGGCACGGGATTTTGCCTTTCCGTTTTTAAATGCTCTTAGTTTTTGGTCCTTTTTCTTTGGGGCGATGCTATTTAATCTTTCCTTCGTCATCGGAGGAGCACCGGATGCCGGGTGGACAAACTACGCTCCGCTTGCCGGATCTGCGATGAGTCCCGGGCCGGGGATCAACTTTTACCTGCTCGGGGTGCAATTATCGGGGATCGGGACACTGGCTACAGGAATTAACCTGATGGTCACGATCTTAAGAAGGCGTGCCCCTGGTATGACATTATTTAAAATGCCGATATTCACGTGGTCTACGTTTATCACATCTTTTATTATCGTTTTTGCATTCCCGATCTTAACAGTGGCCTTGGCATTGTTTACGATTGACCGTATTTTTGGATCGCAGTTCTTTACACTAACAGGAGAAGGGCTGCCGATGATGTGGGCCAATCTGTTCTGGATGTGGGGTCATCCGGAGGTTTACATTGTTATTTTACCGGCGTTTGGTATCTTTTCCGAGGTTATTGCAACCTTTGCACGAAAGCAACTATTTGGATACACGGCGATGGTCTGGGCGATTATTGTGATTGCAGGATTAAGTTTCGTTGTGTGGGTGCACCACTTCTTTACGATGGGTGCCGGTGCATTTGTCAACTCGATATTCTCGATTACGACAATGATGATTGCCATACCAACCGGGGTGAAAATATTCAATTGGCTGGCAACCCTGTATAAGTCACGAATCACTGCCACGGTGCCAATGTTATGGTCCCTGGCATTCATACCGAGTTTTACAGTAGGTGGAGTCACCGGTGTTATGCTTGGCATGGCCGCAACCGATTACCAGTATCATAACACCTACTTCTTGGTTTCCCATTTCCATTATGTGTTGATTCCGGGTACGGTGTTTGCTTGTTTTGCCGGTCTCATTTTCTGGTATCCAAAAATGTTTGGACATAAATTAAATGAACGAATCGGGAAATGGAGCTTTTGGTTATTCTTAATTGGATTCCATGTTTGTTTCTTCCCGCAGTATTTCTTGGGGCTCGACGGCATGGCTAGAAGGATTTTCACCATTGGACCGGAATGGATGACGCTTAATTTCGTCTCAACGGTTGGCGGATTTGTCATGGGTATCGCCTTTGCCATCTTCGTTTATGGTATTTATTACAGTTATCGGTACAGTAAAAGAGAAACGAATGGCGATGACTGGGGCTATGGACGGACGCTGGAATGGGCGACGCCTACACCAATACCCAAATATAATTTTGCCACCCTTCCGCATGTGGAAAGTCATGATGCCTTTATCGATATGAAGGAAAAAGGGGAGACCACCTTTGATGAGGATAAATTAGCACCGATTCATATGCCAAATAACACCGGGAAGCCAATTATTATGATGGCTATTCTGTTCGCTGCATGTTTTGCCCTTGTGTTTGAGTGGATTACCTTGGCAGTGATTGGTTTAATCGGTGTGCTGGTGATGATGGTTATCCGTTCATTCGATTATGATGAAGGCTATCATATCGATGTGGATGAAATTAAACGAACAGAGCGCGCAGCGAGGGGGTTATAG
- a CDS encoding LCP family protein: MSKNKTQTRTVKRKKRKLRKRAYLIFIPILVVFLGVVGYGTYLYIKADTVLSNSYEEDEREKSDLRESAVDPTEDNVSVLIMGVDSSDVRDNAESARTDALMVATLNKEENSVKLVSIPRDTYVYISEVGYETKIAHAHAHGGTSATIDTVENLLDIPIDYYTKLNFEAFVDVVDAIDGINTEVPYELEEQNSKDEAGAIHLLPGEQELNGEEALALARTRKQDNDIERGKRQQEIIKAVVDKAISLDSVLKYDDIIEAIGSNMTTNMTFPEMRSFISYGTGGANLDFETITLEGSDYQPGSAYYWLLDDYALSETQSELKRHLDIADTNTASESEETSTTSGNPESAY; this comes from the coding sequence ATGTCTAAAAATAAGACACAAACGCGTACAGTGAAACGTAAAAAGCGCAAATTGAGAAAAAGGGCATATTTGATTTTCATACCTATACTAGTTGTATTCCTTGGTGTAGTAGGCTATGGAACTTATTTATATATTAAAGCAGACACCGTTTTATCCAATTCCTATGAAGAAGATGAAAGAGAAAAATCCGATCTGCGGGAAAGTGCAGTTGACCCGACAGAAGATAATGTTTCTGTTCTCATTATGGGGGTAGACTCAAGTGATGTTCGGGATAATGCAGAAAGTGCACGGACAGATGCGCTCATGGTCGCCACATTAAACAAAGAGGAAAACAGTGTAAAATTAGTAAGTATTCCGCGTGATACGTATGTATATATTTCGGAAGTTGGCTACGAAACCAAAATCGCCCATGCACACGCACATGGTGGAACATCCGCAACCATTGACACGGTTGAAAATCTATTAGATATTCCAATCGATTATTATACGAAATTGAATTTTGAAGCATTTGTCGATGTTGTTGATGCGATTGACGGTATAAATACAGAAGTGCCTTATGAATTAGAGGAACAAAATTCAAAAGATGAAGCGGGAGCCATTCATCTTCTTCCCGGGGAGCAGGAATTAAACGGGGAAGAAGCACTTGCCTTAGCTCGTACCAGAAAACAGGATAATGACATTGAACGTGGAAAAAGACAACAAGAAATCATTAAGGCTGTCGTTGACAAAGCCATATCCTTGGATTCTGTGCTGAAATACGATGATATTATTGAGGCTATTGGAAGTAACATGACAACGAATATGACATTTCCGGAAATGCGAAGCTTTATATCTTATGGAACAGGTGGAGCAAATCTAGACTTTGAAACAATAACACTGGAAGGTAGTGACTACCAGCCTGGAAGTGCTTATTACTGGTTACTGGATGATTATGCACTTAGTGAGACACAATCAGAGTTAAAACGTCACCTGGACATTGCAGATACAAATACTGCTTCCGAATCGGAAGAAACGTCCACAACATCAGGTAACCCCGAAAGCGCATATTAA
- a CDS encoding DUF1659 domain-containing protein — translation MAVADKVSSTLRLILYEGDDDLTGEPVYKYKNFNNVKTDADADQLLPIAEGLAALQESPLYSIERRDNSEIRED, via the coding sequence ATGGCGGTAGCGGATAAGGTCAGTTCAACGCTGCGTTTGATTCTGTATGAAGGTGATGATGACTTGACCGGGGAGCCGGTGTACAAGTATAAAAACTTCAATAATGTAAAAACAGATGCAGACGCAGATCAATTGTTGCCAATCGCTGAAGGACTTGCAGCATTGCAGGAGAGTCCCTTGTACAGCATCGAGCGCAGGGACAACTCCGAAATTAGAGAAGACTAA
- a CDS encoding DUF2922 domain-containing protein: protein MTKKIELKFRNEDDKIVTYALDNPIEPVDPETVNTVMDEIIEQNAFTSTGGDVIRKESARVVERTVEDIELG, encoded by the coding sequence ATGACCAAGAAGATTGAGCTTAAATTTCGCAACGAGGACGATAAGATTGTCACGTATGCATTAGATAATCCGATCGAGCCAGTAGATCCAGAAACAGTCAACACTGTAATGGATGAAATCATCGAGCAAAATGCCTTCACATCAACAGGCGGTGACGTAATAAGGAAAGAAAGCGCCCGTGTTGTTGAACGTACCGTGGAGGACATTGAGTTGGGATAG